A section of the Acanthochromis polyacanthus isolate Apoly-LR-REF ecotype Palm Island chromosome 13, KAUST_Apoly_ChrSc, whole genome shotgun sequence genome encodes:
- the si:dkey-202l22.3 gene encoding 7 transmembrane receptor domain-containing protein, which produces MDIFMEKDFSVTSNISLKIGQGRLEDSQGLNHSDPLDTFIGMEVLQRFKPLFLPLYCLVVAVAGVGNSFLLACILADKKLHNATNFFIGNLAAGDLLMCLSCVPLTVSYAFDSHGWAFGRPLCHLVPLLQCATVFASVLSLTAIAVDRYVVVAHPVRRRISVWGCGAVTLGIWLLSLALAAPPSYYTRYLDLRPSHIDLVVCEEFWPNSGNLRLLYSCFILITSYMIPLLSVSVSYCAITVSLKRYSIPGEPSSSQQRWSQRRKKTFSLLVASVLAFALCWLPLQVLNLLLDLDPDFHIIGKRYINVIQVCCHLVAMSSACYNPFIYASLHSKVRLHLKGYFCPCHHRQRGMAERAPSRS; this is translated from the exons ATGGATATCTTCATGGAGAAGGATTTCAGTGTTACCAGTAACATCAGCCTCAAAATAGGACAAGGAAGACTAGAAGACAGCCAAGGACTCAACCACAGCGACCCCTTGGACACGTTTATCGGCATGGAGGTTCTTCAGCGCTTCAAGcctctctttctgcctctctaCTGCCTCGTAGTGGCCGTGGCAGGTGTTGGAAACTCGTTTCTGCTGGCCTGCATTCTGGCTGACAAGAAACTCCACAATGCCACCAACTTTTTCATCGGTAATTTAGCAGCTGGTGACCTTCTGATGTGTCTGAGTTGCGTGCCATTGACTGTGTCTTACGCCTTTGACAGCCATGGCTGGGCTTTTGGAAGACCTCTCTGTCACTTGGTGCCCTTGTTGCAGTGTGCCACAGTGTTTGCATCAGTGCTCTCACTCACTGCCATTGCCGTGGACCGCTATGTTGTTGTAG CTCACCCAGTGCGGAGGAGGATCTCTGTGTGGGGCTGTGGTGCAGTGACTCTGGGCATCTGGCTTTTGTCTTTGGCCTTGGCTGCTCCTCCGTCTTACTACACTCGCTACCTGGACCTGCGACCCAGCCACATCGATCTGGTCGTGTGTGAAGAATTCTGGCCAAACAGTGGCAATCTGCGGCTGCTCTACTCCTGCTTTATTCTCATAACCTCCTACATGATCCCACTGCTGTCGGTCAGTGTATCCTACTGCGCCATCACCGTCAGCCTAAAACGGTACTCCATCCCTGGGGAGCCATCCAGCAGTCAGCAGCGCTGGAGCCAAAGGAGGAAGAAGACCTTCTCTCTGCTGGTGGCCTCAGTGCTGGCCTTTGCACTGTGTTGGCTTCCTCTCCAG GTGCTGAACCTGTTGCTGGACCTGGACCCAGATTTCCACATTATCGGAAAGCGCTACATAAATGTCATACAAGTCTGCTGTCATTTAGTGGCAATGAGCTCTGCATGTTACAATCCCTTCATCTATGCCTCACTGCACAGCAAGGTGCGCCTGCACTTGAAGGGGTACTTCTGTCCTTGCCACCACCGTCAGAGGGGAATGGCGGAGAGAGCGCCATCTAGGAGCTGA
- the gpr184 gene encoding G protein-coupled receptor 184 — protein MNSTGNFTECVEINASAVSDLLMSVYILVFILGLIFNVLTLGPIIQQVRRKNILGIYLLSLSVSDMLFLFTLPLWINYYRQDHHWRLGVGSCSVAGFFYYSNMYISIFLLCCISVDRCLVVSFPLHFKTKRTPRYAWVQCAIVYAVVVVLHILVLYYDNLTDAHDDKKNNDRCYETFPMERNIAMFNMIRVGIGFFLPLLVLTVSYWRVLATVGQSPGLSAQAKKKVRLLSYGVIGIFSVCFAPYHVLLLIRSLVYYYYNNEKEPTPQGPYCQFEQSTHFFFSCTLALSSLNCVVDPVLYVLVSNIVQEKVKLCWRKQRQIRTEDYALTADNRGKPSSNLI, from the coding sequence ATGAACAGCACAGGCAACTTCACAGAGTGTGTTGAAATTAACGCAAGTGCCGTCAGTGACCTCTTGATGTCTGTTTACATCTTGGTTTTTATTCTCGGTTTGATCTTCAATGTGCTGACCCTGGGCCCCATAATTCAACAAGTGAGGCGGAAAAACATTCTGGGAATCTACCTGCTcagcctgtctgtctctgacatGCTTTTCCTCTTCACTCTGCCCCTTTGGATCAATTATTACCGGCAGGACCACCATTGGCGGCTGGGTGTTGGGTCCTGCAGTGTAGCTGGTTTTTTCTACTACTCCAACATGTATATCAGCATCTTCCTGCTCTGCTGTATCTCCGTGGACCGCTGCCTGGTTGTCAGTTTCCCACTGCACTTCAAGACCAAGCGCACACCTCGCTACGCTTGGGTGCAATGTGCCATTGTTTATGCTGTAGTGGTGGTGCTGCACATCTTGGTGCTGTACTATGACAATCTCACAGATGCCCATgatgacaagaaaaacaatgacCGTTGTTATGAGACTTTCCCCATGGAGCGGAACATCGCCATGTTTAATATGATCAGAGTGGGTATCGGCTTCTTCCTACCACTGCTAGTGTTGACGGTGAGCTACTGGAGGGTGCTTGCCACTGTGGGCCAAAGCCCTGGCCTGAGCGCTCAGGCTAAGAAGAAGGTCCGTCTACTCTCCTACGGGGTGATTGGGATCTTCTCAGTTTGCTTCGCTCCATATCACGTTCTCTTGCTTATCCGTTCACTagtctactactactacaacaaCGAGAAGGAACCAACTCCTCAAGGACCTTACTGCCAGTTTGAACAAAGCACGCACTTCTTCTTCTCATGCACGCTGGCGCTCTCCAGTCTGAACTGTGTGGTGGACCCAGTGCTGTATGTGCTGGTCAGTAACATAGTCCAGGAGAAAGTGAAACTGTGCTGGAGAAAGCAAAGACAGATAAGGACGGAGGACTATGCTCTAACTGCAGACAACAGAGGAAAGCCTAGTTCCAATTTAATATAG